A stretch of the Sulfurimonas sp. HSL3-1 genome encodes the following:
- a CDS encoding YgjP-like metallopeptidase domain-containing protein: MAQTKQGGGMKELRYLAHYPETLQAQVRRLIEGGKLGDFLLQKYPEAHTLSTDGALYDYADAMRSAHMRNSQPLHKVVYDTKISVINDALGMHTRISKVHGGRVRSRREIRIASLFKRVPEPFLQMIVAHELAHLKERDHNKAFYSLCEHMAPGYHQLEFDLRLYLTHMESFGKLY, from the coding sequence ATGGCGCAAACCAAACAGGGAGGCGGTATGAAGGAGCTGCGCTATCTTGCCCACTACCCCGAGACGCTCCAGGCCCAGGTGCGCCGCCTGATCGAGGGCGGGAAGCTCGGCGATTTTTTGCTGCAGAAGTACCCCGAAGCGCACACCCTCTCCACCGACGGCGCGCTCTACGACTACGCCGATGCCATGCGCAGTGCGCACATGCGCAACTCCCAGCCCCTGCACAAGGTCGTCTATGATACGAAGATCAGTGTCATAAACGACGCCCTGGGGATGCACACCCGCATCTCGAAGGTGCACGGCGGCCGGGTACGTTCCCGGCGGGAGATACGCATCGCCTCCCTTTTTAAAAGGGTGCCCGAGCCCTTTTTGCAGATGATCGTCGCCCACGAACTGGCCCACCTCAAAGAGCGCGACCACAACAAGGCCTTTTACAGCCTCTGCGAGCACATGGCTCCCGGCTACCACCAGCTGGAGTTCGACCTGCGCCTCTACCTCACCCACATGGAAAGCTTCGGGAAGCTCTACTGA
- a CDS encoding ferric reductase-like transmembrane domain-containing protein: protein MKRALLFLLCLSPLLFLLYRLFAGGAEDPVKAIYSMTGYSALTLLYATTTISLVRKKIRLLRYRRMVGLFAFFYALLHFSNFLILDMELDPAAAFDETLKRPFIYLGMTAFAILLFMAVTSLPKLFARFYRYHQLIYVALLLVTVHFVMAQKALAYWQWAILATMAVIGLLKVLQKTGLTKL, encoded by the coding sequence TTGAAAAGAGCGCTCCTCTTCCTCCTCTGCCTCTCCCCGCTGCTCTTCCTGCTCTACCGCCTCTTCGCCGGCGGGGCGGAAGACCCCGTCAAGGCCATCTACAGCATGACCGGCTACAGCGCTTTGACGCTGCTCTACGCGACGACGACCATCTCCCTGGTGAGAAAGAAGATCCGGCTGCTGCGTTACCGTCGCATGGTGGGGCTCTTCGCCTTTTTCTACGCCCTGCTGCACTTCTCGAACTTCCTCATCCTCGACATGGAGCTCGATCCCGCCGCCGCCTTTGATGAGACGCTGAAGCGGCCCTTTATCTATCTCGGGATGACGGCCTTCGCCATCCTGCTTTTCATGGCCGTTACCTCCCTGCCCAAGCTCTTCGCCAGGTTCTACAGGTACCACCAGCTCATCTACGTCGCCCTGCTGCTGGTGACGGTCCACTTCGTCATGGCGCAGAAGGCGCTCGCCTACTGGCAGTGGGCGATCCTGGCGACGATGGCCGTCATCGGCCTGCTGAAGGTGCTGCAGAAAACGGGGCTCACGAAGCTCTGA
- the cowN gene encoding N(2)-fixation sustaining protein CowN has protein sequence MNNEIRIDERYVSFANIDCFENACLVIDRLLYVTGQAEHVNLYWKKIIPTIPQAYYDRDPKADEKEALLYLVCSNVFYLEELFENEEDEEGLNALKRAELECC, from the coding sequence ATGAACAATGAAATCCGCATAGACGAACGCTACGTCTCCTTTGCGAACATCGACTGCTTCGAGAACGCCTGCCTCGTCATCGACCGCCTCCTTTATGTCACCGGCCAGGCCGAGCACGTCAACCTCTACTGGAAAAAGATCATCCCGACGATCCCCCAGGCCTACTACGACCGCGACCCGAAAGCCGATGAGAAAGAGGCCCTGCTCTACCTTGTCTGCTCCAACGTCTTCTACCTCGAAGAGCTCTTTGAGAACGAAGAGGACGAGGAGGGGCTCAATGCCCTGAAGCGCGCCGAACTGGAGTGCTGCTAG
- a CDS encoding MATE family efflux transporter encodes MNQPSRSVLTSLRPNARLREVLRLALPAAFKHLLDVLQILVDMLMVGLLSVSALAAVGTSMQFIMVVNVVITLYVVGGNAVTARLIGARRRKRANALLFTLGAFSLLLSLPFTAAGTLFAEEFYRLLGTGEDVVHYGGVYFGALALGFPLIFLDALFYNQLSAAGDTKSSLYIKLASAGVNALLDYLLIFGHWGLPAMGVAGAAYATVAAYGLNIVLYLLLLRRHDARLHFLPLWNLPDLKRAVKVGSHAALERLITVSSFLLFIWVIASYGTAALAGYQVGLRVEGLAFMPGFGFAVAAMAIVGQQLGAKRPEEAYEGGLYSLKVAATFMGVFGLVMVIWPELFVRMFTHDPATVQQASFYLRLVGLSQVPLAVLFVLSNVLRGAGDTRTPLKINIAALWLLRVIPSYIAMKLGFGIIAVYIIMTVETFIKGFIFWKIFAGRKWLKTKI; translated from the coding sequence ATGAACCAACCGTCCCGCTCCGTATTGACGTCTCTGCGCCCCAACGCACGCCTGCGCGAGGTGCTGCGGCTGGCGCTGCCCGCGGCCTTCAAACACCTCCTCGACGTCCTGCAGATCCTCGTCGACATGCTGATGGTAGGGCTACTGAGCGTCTCCGCCCTGGCGGCGGTCGGGACGAGTATGCAGTTCATCATGGTCGTCAACGTCGTCATCACCCTCTACGTCGTCGGGGGCAACGCCGTGACGGCGCGGCTTATCGGTGCGCGGCGCCGCAAAAGGGCCAACGCGCTTCTTTTCACCCTGGGGGCTTTCTCCCTGCTGCTCTCGCTCCCCTTTACCGCGGCCGGTACCCTCTTTGCCGAAGAGTTTTACCGCCTGCTTGGCACGGGTGAGGACGTCGTGCACTACGGCGGCGTCTATTTCGGCGCGCTCGCCCTTGGATTTCCCCTGATCTTCCTCGACGCGCTCTTTTACAACCAGCTCAGCGCGGCGGGTGATACGAAGAGCTCCCTCTACATCAAGCTCGCCTCCGCCGGGGTCAATGCGCTGCTGGACTACCTGCTCATCTTCGGCCACTGGGGGCTGCCCGCGATGGGCGTCGCCGGGGCGGCCTACGCGACGGTGGCGGCGTACGGCCTCAACATCGTGCTCTACCTGCTGTTGCTGCGGCGGCACGACGCGCGGCTGCATTTCCTGCCGCTGTGGAACCTGCCGGACCTGAAGCGCGCCGTCAAGGTCGGCAGCCACGCGGCGCTGGAACGGCTCATCACCGTCAGCTCCTTCCTGCTCTTTATCTGGGTCATCGCCTCTTATGGCACGGCGGCGCTGGCGGGGTACCAGGTGGGGCTGCGCGTGGAGGGGCTCGCCTTTATGCCGGGGTTTGGCTTCGCCGTCGCGGCGATGGCCATCGTCGGCCAGCAGCTGGGGGCGAAGCGCCCTGAAGAGGCCTATGAAGGGGGGCTCTACAGCCTCAAAGTCGCCGCGACATTCATGGGAGTATTCGGGCTTGTCATGGTCATCTGGCCGGAGCTCTTCGTGCGGATGTTCACCCACGATCCCGCGACCGTTCAGCAGGCGTCGTTCTACCTGCGCCTCGTCGGCCTCTCCCAGGTGCCCCTGGCCGTGCTCTTCGTGCTCAGCAACGTCCTGCGCGGCGCGGGAGACACGCGCACGCCGCTGAAGATCAATATTGCGGCCCTCTGGCTGCTGCGGGTTATTCCCTCCTACATCGCCATGAAACTGGGATTTGGCATCATCGCCGTCTACATCATCATGACGGTGGAAACCTTCATCAAAGGCTTCATCTTCTGGAAGATCTTTGCCGGTCGGAAGTGGCTGAAGACGAAGATATGA
- a CDS encoding phytanoyl-CoA dioxygenase family protein: protein MKVGPMPAQKHWFEYENYRQHPRYLGLSQEERAIVEQFNADGCYLFRNAIGDETVEKVNDALDDWTVANVKALAANKKADGTYPRLIGLHDEIPEINALFAERTIVKLQELLFGLGPSLRTTITFLQGSQQPLHRDIPVFHVMPGEPYFRIWIALEDTTPENGTLTGVKGAHRVAAERYKLPYRFYERFDTMPPQDPDAWRRYQETLKRQYEAAGLSEEAFAFRSGDALIWHPLFPHGGSVIENRRSSRRSVVLHVSALPPR, encoded by the coding sequence GTGAAAGTAGGGCCGATGCCGGCACAAAAACATTGGTTCGAATACGAGAACTACCGCCAGCACCCCCGCTACCTCGGTCTCTCACAGGAGGAGAGGGCCATAGTCGAGCAGTTCAACGCGGACGGCTGCTACCTCTTTCGGAATGCAATCGGCGACGAGACGGTCGAGAAGGTCAACGACGCGCTGGACGACTGGACGGTCGCCAACGTCAAAGCCCTGGCGGCGAACAAAAAAGCCGACGGCACCTACCCGCGCCTGATCGGGCTGCACGATGAAATTCCCGAGATCAATGCGCTCTTCGCGGAACGCACGATCGTCAAATTGCAGGAGCTGCTGTTCGGCCTGGGGCCGTCGCTGCGGACGACCATTACCTTTTTGCAGGGGAGCCAGCAGCCGCTGCACCGGGACATTCCCGTCTTTCACGTGATGCCGGGGGAGCCCTATTTCAGGATCTGGATCGCCCTGGAAGATACGACGCCGGAGAACGGCACGCTGACGGGGGTCAAAGGGGCCCACCGGGTCGCTGCCGAGCGCTACAAACTGCCGTACCGATTCTACGAACGTTTCGATACAATGCCGCCACAGGATCCCGACGCATGGCGCCGGTACCAGGAGACGCTGAAGCGGCAGTACGAAGCGGCCGGATTGAGCGAGGAGGCGTTCGCCTTCCGCAGCGGCGACGCCCTCATATGGCACCCGCTTTTCCCCCACGGCGGCAGCGTGATAGAGAACAGACGCTCCAGCAGGCGCTCCGTCGTCCTGCACGTCTCGGCCCTCCCGCCGCGTTAA
- a CDS encoding sce7726 family protein, which yields MDAVNANEVLALLNAIAADEALFEEQRDNPFLPRRLTRRRKQLRDYCSGGDDEAFVHEAYAAMTPRQRRDRDHKSFLAKYRKLRPAPASNEAELREAAETFLRGRYGEGTTIIHEFTQWNLNVRPDLFALSDSETLVAVEIKSDKDNLDRLYRQLDGYSRFSNHVYVALDERFLPKYLQTFGNRFEHVGILLYGEAGLGLYKEPEPLLPDAFVAMLRAPELKHYLSMLNNRSRLPGNDYNTYRDVIDAVYTQREREQIARQLFVTRLRGGRPDNVKMVDYVDPLEKQLLFDELLKPDYWEAGRLGRAVRLPGVLELYRQLRQPTLF from the coding sequence ATGGATGCCGTCAACGCCAATGAAGTCCTTGCGCTTCTCAATGCCATCGCCGCCGACGAAGCCCTGTTCGAAGAGCAGCGCGACAACCCCTTCCTTCCCCGCCGCCTGACGCGGCGCCGCAAGCAGCTGCGCGATTACTGCAGCGGGGGCGACGACGAAGCTTTCGTGCATGAGGCCTACGCGGCGATGACCCCGCGCCAGCGCCGCGACCGGGACCACAAAAGCTTCCTCGCCAAGTACCGCAAGCTGCGGCCCGCCCCGGCGTCGAACGAGGCCGAACTGCGCGAGGCCGCCGAAACTTTCTTGCGCGGGCGCTACGGGGAGGGGACGACAATCATCCACGAGTTCACGCAGTGGAATTTAAATGTCCGCCCGGACCTCTTCGCCCTCTCCGACAGTGAAACGCTCGTCGCCGTCGAGATCAAAAGCGACAAGGACAACCTCGACCGCCTCTACCGCCAGCTTGACGGCTACTCCCGTTTCAGCAACCACGTCTACGTCGCCCTTGACGAGCGATTCCTGCCTAAGTACCTGCAGACTTTCGGCAACCGCTTCGAGCATGTAGGCATTCTGCTCTACGGCGAAGCCGGCCTGGGGCTTTACAAGGAGCCCGAACCGCTCCTGCCCGATGCGTTCGTCGCCATGCTCCGCGCCCCGGAGCTGAAGCACTACCTCTCCATGCTGAACAACCGCAGCCGCCTTCCCGGCAACGACTACAATACCTACCGCGACGTCATCGACGCCGTCTATACCCAGCGCGAACGCGAACAGATCGCCCGGCAGCTTTTCGTCACCCGTCTGCGCGGCGGCAGGCCCGATAATGTTAAGATGGTGGATTACGTCGACCCGTTGGAGAAGCAGCTGCTCTTCGATGAACTGCTGAAACCCGATTATTGGGAAGCGGGGCGGCTGGGCAGGGCGGTGAGGCTTCCGGGCGTGCTGGAACTCTACCGGCAGCTGCGGCAGCCGACGCTCTTTTGA
- the msrP gene encoding protein-methionine-sulfoxide reductase catalytic subunit MsrP yields MQRKRYENRPPREADVTEEALFDERRKFLKLGAATLVSTAAVLELAAKEQLPAANLDYAKDPNAGNLELNTYEQITSYNNFYEFTTSKEGVKPLSKRFKSEPWKLTVDGMVEQPLELDVWKLMKQMPLEERIYRFRCVEGWSMVVPWIGFELSRLIAMAKPLSSAKYVRFETLYDPAQFPDQGRGFLATLDYPYVEGLRMDEAMHPLTLMAVGLYGHTLPPQNGAPIRLVVPWKYGFKSIKSVVRITFTDTQPQNTWNIYAPREYGFYANVNPGVDHPRWSQARERVLGHFFKQPTQLFNGYAKEVAHLYKGMDLRKQF; encoded by the coding sequence ATGCAACGCAAGCGATACGAAAACCGGCCGCCGCGCGAAGCCGACGTAACGGAAGAGGCCCTCTTCGATGAACGCCGGAAATTCCTGAAGCTGGGGGCGGCGACCCTGGTGAGCACGGCGGCGGTGCTGGAGCTGGCCGCGAAAGAGCAGCTGCCCGCCGCAAACCTCGACTACGCCAAAGACCCCAACGCGGGGAACCTCGAACTCAACACCTACGAGCAGATCACCTCCTACAACAACTTCTACGAGTTCACGACGAGCAAGGAGGGGGTCAAGCCCCTCTCAAAGCGGTTCAAAAGCGAGCCGTGGAAACTGACCGTCGACGGGATGGTTGAGCAGCCGCTCGAACTGGACGTCTGGAAGCTGATGAAGCAGATGCCGCTGGAGGAGCGGATCTACCGCTTCCGCTGCGTGGAGGGGTGGTCGATGGTCGTGCCGTGGATCGGGTTCGAACTCTCCAGGCTCATTGCCATGGCCAAACCCCTCTCCTCGGCGAAATACGTCCGTTTCGAGACCCTGTACGACCCCGCACAGTTCCCCGACCAGGGCCGCGGCTTCCTGGCGACCCTGGACTATCCCTACGTCGAGGGGCTGCGCATGGACGAGGCGATGCACCCGCTGACGCTGATGGCCGTCGGCCTCTACGGCCACACCCTCCCGCCGCAAAACGGCGCGCCGATCCGCCTTGTCGTGCCGTGGAAGTACGGCTTCAAAAGCATCAAGTCGGTCGTGAGGATCACTTTTACCGATACGCAGCCGCAGAACACCTGGAACATCTACGCCCCGCGCGAATACGGCTTTTACGCGAACGTCAACCCCGGCGTCGACCACCCCCGCTGGTCCCAGGCGCGCGAACGGGTGCTGGGGCACTTCTTCAAACAGCCGACGCAGCTGTTCAACGGCTACGCGAAAGAGGTCGCCCACCTCTATAAGGGGATGGACCTGAGGAAACAGTTTTGA
- a CDS encoding GerW family sporulation protein yields MEHVQEVLKTSLEELERVLSTKTVVGEPFVIEGNTLIPLISIGFGFGAGGNIGGKKSGDGGQGAGTGGGGGIRPVALVIINKEGVRVEPIKSGMAGVFEHLGDTLAKAMKEKEDDDD; encoded by the coding sequence ATGGAACATGTTCAAGAAGTGTTAAAGACCTCCCTGGAGGAGCTTGAAAGGGTGCTGAGCACCAAAACGGTCGTCGGGGAGCCCTTCGTCATCGAAGGCAACACCCTCATCCCCCTCATCAGCATCGGGTTCGGGTTCGGTGCCGGCGGCAACATCGGCGGCAAAAAAAGCGGTGACGGCGGACAGGGCGCCGGCACGGGCGGCGGTGGCGGCATCCGGCCGGTGGCCCTCGTCATCATCAACAAGGAGGGCGTCAGGGTCGAACCCATCAAGAGCGGGATGGCCGGGGTCTTCGAACACCTCGGCGACACCCTCGCCAAGGCGATGAAGGAGAAAGAGGACGACGACGATTAG
- a CDS encoding MarR family winged helix-turn-helix transcriptional regulator, whose translation MASKLEWLFAFSSAHAKLFKQVDRALSVHGISFSEFYILHRLQNEPGRAMRRIDLAEEVGMSASGITRALNPLEKLGLVQKEKNPRDARVSLVKLSDTGVQHSTDALATVQSTLDTLLSPLEESDIDACMAIAAKLN comes from the coding sequence ATGGCTTCAAAACTGGAATGGCTCTTCGCCTTCTCCTCCGCGCATGCGAAACTCTTCAAGCAGGTCGACCGGGCGCTCAGCGTCCACGGCATCAGCTTCTCGGAGTTTTACATCCTTCACCGGCTCCAAAATGAGCCGGGGCGGGCCATGCGGCGCATCGACCTGGCCGAAGAGGTCGGGATGAGCGCCTCGGGGATCACCCGGGCGCTGAACCCGCTGGAGAAGCTGGGGCTGGTGCAGAAAGAGAAAAACCCCAGGGACGCGCGGGTGAGCCTCGTCAAGCTCTCCGACACCGGGGTACAGCACTCCACCGACGCCCTGGCAACGGTGCAGTCAACCCTCGACACCCTGCTCTCGCCGCTGGAAGAGAGCGATATCGACGCCTGCATGGCAATCGCGGCAAAACTAAACTAA
- a CDS encoding CatB-related O-acetyltransferase: protein MLDPAKKHPMVMPDGTAVPQVVYLRAVIDHPRIEVGEFSYYHNFETLEDYAGYLAPYLFPLSLDRLIIGKFVQIAHGVRFITSSANHAMGGFSTYPFDNFTMNAETTGADIVAMFEKSGNRGDTVVGNDVWIGLGATIMPGVTIGDGAIIGSHAVVATDVAPYTVVAGNPARPVRKRFDDEVTAALLAIRWWEWPTAKIEKHINVITGGDIDALKHCSRESC, encoded by the coding sequence ATGCTGGACCCGGCAAAAAAACACCCCATGGTGATGCCCGACGGCACTGCCGTCCCGCAGGTCGTCTACCTGAGGGCGGTCATCGACCACCCCCGCATCGAGGTGGGTGAATTCAGCTACTACCACAATTTTGAAACGCTGGAGGACTACGCGGGCTATCTCGCCCCCTACCTCTTCCCCCTCAGCCTCGACAGGCTCATCATCGGCAAGTTCGTCCAGATCGCCCACGGGGTGCGCTTTATTACCAGTTCGGCCAACCACGCCATGGGCGGGTTCTCCACCTACCCCTTCGACAACTTCACGATGAACGCGGAGACGACGGGCGCCGATATCGTCGCCATGTTCGAAAAGTCCGGCAACCGCGGCGACACCGTCGTCGGCAACGACGTCTGGATCGGGCTGGGGGCCACGATCATGCCGGGGGTGACCATCGGCGACGGGGCGATCATCGGCAGCCATGCCGTCGTCGCAACAGATGTGGCCCCCTACACCGTCGTGGCGGGCAACCCGGCACGCCCCGTCCGCAAGCGCTTCGACGACGAGGTCACGGCGGCGCTGCTCGCCATCCGCTGGTGGGAGTGGCCGACCGCGAAGATCGAAAAGCACATCAACGTCATCACCGGCGGCGACATCGACGCGCTGAAACACTGCAGCCGGGAGAGCTGCTAA
- the budA gene encoding acetolactate decarboxylase: MPAERTASSHPLYLCAPVNALVEGIYEENIPLAEIKRHGDFGLGTFDDLDGEMVMLAGDVYQITADGEAHGVADAKHTPFAVVTFFEPTFRVTFDEAMDYDTFLARLDALLPSPNLFYALRIRGRFDLVRARSVPKQHNYRPLSEAAAEQHEFRFENAEGCLAGFYTPAFMASLNVPGLHLHFLTQDRLRGGHLLECRTRGVTVEVQMLHTLELSLPMTHDYLTRDFGRDTAADLEAAEK; encoded by the coding sequence ATGCCCGCCGAGCGCACCGCTTCATCGCACCCCCTCTACCTCTGCGCCCCCGTCAACGCCCTCGTGGAGGGGATCTACGAGGAGAATATCCCCCTGGCCGAGATCAAACGCCACGGCGATTTCGGCCTGGGCACCTTCGACGACCTGGACGGGGAGATGGTGATGCTAGCAGGCGACGTCTACCAGATCACCGCCGACGGGGAGGCGCACGGCGTCGCCGACGCCAAACACACCCCCTTTGCCGTCGTCACCTTTTTCGAACCGACCTTCAGGGTGACTTTCGATGAGGCGATGGACTACGACACCTTCCTCGCGCGCCTCGACGCCCTGCTCCCCTCGCCCAACCTCTTCTACGCCCTCCGCATCCGCGGCCGCTTCGACCTGGTCCGGGCGCGCTCCGTCCCCAAGCAGCACAACTACCGGCCGCTCAGCGAAGCGGCCGCCGAACAGCACGAATTCCGCTTTGAGAACGCGGAGGGGTGCCTCGCCGGCTTCTACACGCCCGCGTTCATGGCCTCGCTCAACGTCCCCGGCCTGCACCTGCACTTCCTCACGCAGGACCGCCTCCGCGGCGGCCACCTGCTGGAGTGCCGCACCCGCGGCGTTACCGTCGAGGTGCAGATGCTCCACACCCTCGAACTCTCCCTCCCCATGACGCACGACTACCTGACCCGCGATTTCGGGCGAGACACGGCCGCAGACCTCGAGGCGGCGGAGAAGTAG